The Psychrobacillus sp. FSL K6-2836 nucleotide sequence GGAATCCTTCATAAGCTGCATTCAATGATGGATGTTCCACAATTTGCGTTACACCTATCTTAAAAGTTTTTGTATCCTCTGACTCTGTAGTATTTGTTGAAGCAGATTCATCTCCACCACATGCAGCTAATATTAAAACAGCAGCTGATAAAACCATACCCATTTTTTTCTTTGTTTTTTTCATCTTTAATAACCCCCATTTTACATTTAATGCATCAGCGATTCAACTCGCTAAAGCATCAAGTTAAAGCAATATTACACTGGAAACGCTTAATAGTCAATAACATTGTGAATTATTTAATAATTTCATAGCATTATGTGACCATTACAATTTCTTAACATAGAAGTCATATGTAGGAGACAATTCTTCTTTAAACTATAAATTAGGATATTTTGCTTTATTTTAGGGGGAATTTAAGATGGCAATTTTAGAAAATGATTACCATGATCTTTTTAGTTATATTTTAGAAGAAAAGGCTATAGAGACAGTATTTCAACCTATTATTTCTTTACAAACGGGGCAAATATACGGTTATGAAGCATTAACAAGAGGACCTATTAATACTGTATTACATAATCCAGAGAATTTGTTTGATTATGCATTGAAGACTGGAAAGCTTTGGGAGCTTGAAAATCTCTGCAGAGCAAATGCATTGAAGTGTGCACATGAATTACGAGCTGAAGGCAAACTTTTCTTAAACGTAAATCCTAATATTATGAATGATCCCAAGTTTAAACAAGGATTTACGAAAGAATTTTTGTCACTATTTCAGATGGATTCAGATTCAATAGTATTTGAAATCACAGAACGGGAGGCTATTAATAACTTAAAGGATTTTATAAATACGATTGATCACTATAAAAGACAATATTATCAAATCGCTATTGATGATGTAGGATCCGGATACTCTGGACTAAATATTATTACGGATGTACGTCCTCATTTTATAAAATTAGACATGAAACTAACCCGTAATATTAACAAAGATAGAACCAAACAATTGCTCGTTAGAAGTTTATGTGAATTTGCCAATTACTCACAAATACATATTATTGCAGAAGGCATAGAAACAATGGAGGAATTACATACACTGATTGAAATAGGAGTGCATTTTGGACAAGGGTATTATATCCAAAAACCGAATTCAAAGTTATTTCCAGTCCGTAGCGAGCTGAAAAGCATTATAATAAAAGAAAACAACCGAAAAAATAGTATTTTTTCTAATCGAATAACTGACACATCTATAGAAAATATTGCTACTCCCCTACATATGATTTCGAGTGATATGCCGATTTCCAACGTTAGTAAATTAATGGAATCCAATGATTCCCTCCCTGGCTTTAGTATCAAAGAAAACAATAAGCTAATTGGAGTAATTACAAGAAATAAACTGCATTTGAAATTCAGTGGACCCTATGGATATAGTTTATATAATAAAAAACCAATTTCTGCAATTATGAGTAGACAATTTATGAAAGTCGACGCTGGAACCCCTATTGATGTCGTTGCTAAAATTGCGATGAAACGGGATCCATTACACTTATATGATTTCATCACTATTACGAAAGAGGATCACTATTTTGGCATTGTTACAGTCAAGGACTTATTGGAGAAAAGTATGCAGTTAGAAATAGACTATGCAAAGCATTTAAATCCACTTTCGGAATTACCCGGTAATATTATGATTGAACAGCAGCTACAAAAATGTATTGAAGCAACAAACGAGCTGATCGTTCTTTACTTAGATATTGATAATTTTAAGCCTTACAATGATGTATATGGATTCGAAAAGGGAGATAAGGTAATAATGGACCTTGCAAAAATATTAGAGGAAGTATGCCCTTACGATGGATTCATCGGTCATATTGGCGGAGATGATTTTATCCTAATTACGGATTTAACTAAGAGTAAAGACATTTGTGAAAAGATTATTGAACAATTCAATAAGTCCATTGAGCATTATTACTATGCATATGATTATATAAAAGGATACATTGTCTCAAAAAATAGACATGGAGTAGAGGAACAATTTCCTCTTTTAACTATCTCAATAGCTGGATTAACAAACCGAGAGTGTCAAACTATATATGAACTATCTGAAAATGCAACAAAAGTAAAAAAACAATGCAAGCAGCTGACGGGGAGCAATTATTTAATTCTGTACTAAGTACTTCCCAAATCAAACATTAATTTGAACAATTATAATTCAGTCCTAATAAGGTCTTTGCTTATGCTATGATATAGCTAATAATTCATTATTAGGAGGAACTTGTATGACTACCGTAATTATCATTGGTATATTTATATTCCTAATTGTGTTAGGGCTCACTATTTTCACTATTAATAAAGGCTACGCCTTCAAACACACGATTGACGAAATACCTGTAAAAGATGATAAAAAAACGCATAGCCAGAATGGCTAATGCGTTTTTTTCATTCACTATTATTAATTAGTTGTTTTTACTTTATCTTTTTTAATTTGTTTACTTCTCAATTGACCACATGCAGCATCAATATCGGTACCTTGTTCCATACGAACACCACAATTGATACCCTTGTTTTTCAGTGTTTGGAAGAAAGCACTTATAGATTTTTCAGAACTACGTTGATATTGACCGTGCTCATCTACTGGATTGTATGGGATTAAGTTCACATACGAAAGATGACGCTTATTCTCAAGCAGTTTTGCTAATTGTTGTGCTTCTTCTACATGATCATTTACATCTTTAAGTAGAATATATTCGAATGTTATACGACGATTTTTCTTCTCTAAATAATAATCCACTGCTGCCATTACTTTTTCTATTGGGAATGCTTTATTGATAACCATTATTTTCGAACGAAGCTCATCATTTGGCGCATGCAAGGAAACTGCAAGATTCACTTGGATATCCTCTTCTGCAAAATCTATGATTTTTTTCGCAAGACCACTTGTTGAAACAGTAATATGACGAGCACCAATAGCAAGTCCTTTTTGATCATTTACAGTACGTAAGAAATTCATCAAGTTTTTATAGTTATCAAACGGCTCCCCAATACCCATAACCACGATATGGCTCACGCGTTCTTCTTTTTGAATTTGGTCTAAATGGAATTGTACCTTCATAATTTGTTCTACTATTTCTCCAGCGTCAAGGTCACGGCTCTTCTTCAGT carries:
- the ytzI gene encoding YtzI protein, whose product is MTTVIIIGIFIFLIVLGLTIFTINKGYAFKHTIDEIPVKDDKKTHSQNG
- a CDS encoding GGDEF domain-containing protein, with the translated sequence MAILENDYHDLFSYILEEKAIETVFQPIISLQTGQIYGYEALTRGPINTVLHNPENLFDYALKTGKLWELENLCRANALKCAHELRAEGKLFLNVNPNIMNDPKFKQGFTKEFLSLFQMDSDSIVFEITEREAINNLKDFINTIDHYKRQYYQIAIDDVGSGYSGLNIITDVRPHFIKLDMKLTRNINKDRTKQLLVRSLCEFANYSQIHIIAEGIETMEELHTLIEIGVHFGQGYYIQKPNSKLFPVRSELKSIIIKENNRKNSIFSNRITDTSIENIATPLHMISSDMPISNVSKLMESNDSLPGFSIKENNKLIGVITRNKLHLKFSGPYGYSLYNKKPISAIMSRQFMKVDAGTPIDVVAKIAMKRDPLHLYDFITITKEDHYFGIVTVKDLLEKSMQLEIDYAKHLNPLSELPGNIMIEQQLQKCIEATNELIVLYLDIDNFKPYNDVYGFEKGDKVIMDLAKILEEVCPYDGFIGHIGGDDFILITDLTKSKDICEKIIEQFNKSIEHYYYAYDYIKGYIVSKNRHGVEEQFPLLTISIAGLTNRECQTIYELSENATKVKKQCKQLTGSNYLILY
- the rlmN gene encoding 23S rRNA (adenine(2503)-C(2))-methyltransferase RlmN produces the protein MKKSIYGLTRDQLIEWLMEHGQKKFRAEQVWDWLYIKRVQSFAEMTNVNKDCLQILEENFVIQTLKESVKQESADGTIKFLFEMQDGNLIETVLMRFKYGLSVCVTTQVGCNIGCSFCASGLLKKSRDLDAGEIVEQIMKVQFHLDQIQKEERVSHIVVMGIGEPFDNYKNLMNFLRTVNDQKGLAIGARHITVSTSGLAKKIIDFAEEDIQVNLAVSLHAPNDELRSKIMVINKAFPIEKVMAAVDYYLEKKNRRITFEYILLKDVNDHVEEAQQLAKLLENKRHLSYVNLIPYNPVDEHGQYQRSSEKSISAFFQTLKNKGINCGVRMEQGTDIDAACGQLRSKQIKKDKVKTTN